A region from the Panthera uncia isolate 11264 chromosome D3 unlocalized genomic scaffold, Puncia_PCG_1.0 HiC_scaffold_8, whole genome shotgun sequence genome encodes:
- the FECH gene encoding ferrochelatase, mitochondrial isoform X1: protein MEGPVGWSHGGSCHRNSPAYQKPRTSSSTGEEPREDQCHGWSWETKVRVRTGTVQNRRRCAFPDTQPGDNSEKICRKPKTGILMLNMGGPETLGDVHDFLLRLFLDRDLMTLPIQNKLAPIIAKRRTPKIQEQYRRIGGGSPIKMWTSKQGEGMVKLLDDLSPNTAPHKYYIGFRYVHPLTEEAIEEMERDGIERAIAFTQYPQYSCSTTGSSLNAIYRYYSEMGRRPAMKWSTIDRWPTHPLLIQCFADHIVKELDHFPPEKRSEVVILFSAHSLPMSVVNRGDPYPQEVGATVQRVMDKLGYSNPYRLVWQSKVGPMPWLGPQTDETIKGLCERGRKNILLVPIAFTSDHIETLYELDIEYSQVLANECGVENIRRAESLNGNPLFSKALADLVLSHIQSNELCSKQLTLSCPLCVNPVCRETKSFFTSQQL from the exons CCCAGAGAAGACCAGTGCCATGGATGGAGCTGGGAGACCAAGGTCAGAGTCAGAACTGGGACCGTGCAGAACCGGAGGCGTTGTGCATTCCCAGATACGCAGCCCGGTGATAACAGTGAAAAGATCTGTAG gaaGCCGAAGACTGGAATATTAATGCTGAACATGGGGGGCCCTGAAACCCTGGGAGATGTTCACGACTTCCTTTTGAGGCTCTTCCTAGACCGAGACTTGATGACGCTTCCTATTCAAAA TAAGCTGGCACCAATCATCGCCAAACGCCGGACCCCCAAAATTCAGGAGCAATACCGCAGGATCGGAGGCGGGTCCCCCATCAAGATGTGGACTTCCAAGCAGGGAGAAGGCATGGTGAAGCTGCTAGATGACTTATCCCCCAACACAG CCCCTCACAAATACTATATTGGATTCCGGTATGTCCATCCTTTAACAGAAGAAGCAATTGAAGAGATGGAGAGGGACGGGATCGAAAGGGCTATTGCCTTCACGCAGTATCCACAGTACAGCTGCTCGACCACAG GCAGCAGCTTGAATGCCATTTACAGATACTATAGTGAAATGGGAAGGAGGCCTGCGATGAAGTGGAGCACAATTGACAGGTGGCCCACACACCCCCTCCTCATTCAG TGCTTTGCAGACCACATCGTGAaagaactggaccactttccacCTGAGAAGAGGAGTGAGGTGGTCATTCTCTTTTCTGCTCACTCACTGCCCATGTCT GTGGTCAACAGAGGGGATCCCTATCCTCAGGAGGTGGGCGCCACTGTGCAGAGAGTCATGGATAAGCTGGGTTACTCCAACCCTTACCGACTGGTTTGGCAGTCCAAG GTTGGTCCGATGCCCTGGCTGGGCCCTCAAACAGACGAGACCATCAAAGGGCTTtgtgagagggggagaaagaacatTCTTTTGGTCCCGATAGCGTTTACCAGCGATCACATTGAAACGCTGTACGAACTGGACATCGAGTACTCTCAAGTTCTGGCTAACGAG TGTGGAGTTGAAAACATCAGAAGAGCAGAGTCTCTTAATGGAAATCCATTGTTCTCCAAG GCCCTGGCCGATTTGGTGCTGTCACACATCCAGTCAAACGAGCTGTGCTCCAAGCAGTTGACTCTGAGTTGTCCGCTCTGTGTAAATCCTGTCTGCAGGGAGACTAAATCCTTCTTCACCAGCCAGCAGCTGTGA